In Bacillus rossius redtenbacheri isolate Brsri chromosome 15, Brsri_v3, whole genome shotgun sequence, one genomic interval encodes:
- the LOC134539678 gene encoding exosome complex component CSL4, whose translation MDDQSQVELTCVPGQRLCLADKEHISGCGTYERQGYIYSTLAGMVKVAKQDKVSVIEVHTSNDQSIVPAPGDIVTAKVTVVGQRFCKCMIKCIGNTVLTRPYRGMLRKEDVRATEKDSVEMIKCFRPGDIILARVLPITEVRSYNLSTAENELGVVIAHSEAGVSMVPVSWTEMQCPKTYFKEPRKVARVVPESIEVE comes from the exons ATGGATGATCAATCACAGGTGGAACTTACATGTGTGCCAG GCCAACGTCTGTGTCTGGCTGACAAAGAGCACATTTCTGGGTGTGGTACCTACGAACGACAGGGATATATTTATTCCACATTGGCGGGAATGGTGAAGGTGGCTAAGCAGGACAAG GTTTCTGTCATTGAAGTTCACACTAGCAATGATCAGAGCATTGTTCCAGCACCGGGTGATATTGTTACAGCTAAG GTCACCGTGGTTGGTCAGCGGTTCTGCAAATGCATGATAAAGTGCATCGGCAACACGGTGCTGACGCGCCCCTACAGAGGGATGCTGCGGAAGGAAGACGTCCGGGCGACGGAGAAGGACAGTGTGGAAATGATTAAGTGCTTCAGGCCTGGAGACATCATCCTCGCACGAGTT CTACCAATCACTGAGGTCCGCTCGTATAACCTCTCGACGGCAGAAAACGAGCTTGGAGTTGTGATAGCCCACAGCGAAGCTG GTGTTTCTATGGTGCCTGTGAGCTGGACAGAAATGCAGTGTCCAAAAACATACTTCAAGGAACCTAGAAAAGTGGCCAGGGTTGTACCAGAAAGTATAGAAGTTGAATAA